The proteins below come from a single Streptomyces sp. SCSIO 75703 genomic window:
- a CDS encoding DNA topoisomerase IV subunit A produces the protein MARRSTKTPPPDDAYEEKILDIDVVDEMQGSFLEYAYSVIYSRALPDARDGLKPVHRRIVYQMNEMGLRPERGYVKCARVVGEVMGKLHPHGDASIYDALVRMAQPFSMRVPLVDGHGNFGSLGNDDPPAAMRYTECRMAAATSLMTESIDEDTVDFAPNYDGQEQEPGALPAAFPNLLVNGASGIAVGMATNMPPHNLREVIAAARHLIRYPHADLDALMKHVPGPDLPTGGRIVGLSGVRDAYETGRGTFKIRATVSVETVTARRKGLVVTELPFAVGPEKVIAKIKDLVGSKKLQGIADVKDLTDREHGLRLVIEIKNGFVPEAVLEQLYKLTAMEESFGINNVALVDGQPLTLGLKELLEVYLDHRFTVVRRRSEFRRGKRRDRLHLVEGLLTALVDIDEVIRLIRSSENSAQAKERLIERFGLSDVQTQYILDTPLRRLTKFDRIELEAEKERLTEEIAELTRILDSDTELRKLVSGELAAVAKKFGTDRRTVLQESAGVAVTAVPLQVADDPCRVLLSSTGLLARTADARPAAPGSGGERVPHDLITSAVPATIRGEIGVVTSAGRLLRVNVVDLPQLPEPMPTPNLAGGAPLAEFVSLEGDESVVCLTTLDESSHGLALGTEQGVVKRVVPDYPSNKDELEVITLKEGDRIIGAAELRTGEEDLVFITDDAHLLRYQASQVRPQGRPAGGMAGVKLSQGAKVISFTVVDPAADAVVLTVAGSRGTLDDSVQTTAKLTPFDQYPRKGRATGGVRCQRFLKGEDCLALAWAGPSPVKAAQKNGSPARLPDLDPRRDGSGVSLPQTVGAVTGAV, from the coding sequence ATGGCCCGCCGTAGTACGAAGACCCCGCCGCCCGACGACGCGTACGAGGAGAAGATCCTCGACATCGACGTCGTCGACGAGATGCAGGGCTCCTTCCTCGAGTACGCGTACTCGGTCATCTACTCCCGCGCCCTGCCGGACGCCCGCGACGGCCTCAAGCCGGTGCACCGCCGCATCGTCTACCAGATGAACGAGATGGGCCTGCGCCCCGAGCGCGGTTACGTCAAGTGCGCCCGCGTGGTGGGCGAGGTGATGGGCAAGCTCCACCCGCACGGCGACGCCTCGATCTACGACGCGCTGGTGCGCATGGCGCAGCCCTTCTCCATGCGCGTGCCGCTGGTGGACGGCCACGGCAACTTCGGTTCGCTGGGCAACGACGACCCGCCGGCCGCGATGCGGTACACCGAGTGCCGGATGGCCGCGGCCACCAGTCTGATGACCGAGTCCATCGACGAGGACACGGTCGACTTCGCCCCCAACTACGACGGCCAGGAGCAGGAACCGGGGGCCCTGCCGGCCGCCTTCCCCAACCTGCTGGTCAACGGCGCCTCCGGCATCGCCGTGGGCATGGCGACCAACATGCCGCCGCACAACCTGCGCGAGGTCATCGCCGCCGCCCGGCACCTGATCCGCTACCCGCACGCCGACCTCGACGCGCTGATGAAGCACGTGCCGGGCCCCGACCTGCCCACCGGCGGCCGGATCGTCGGCCTCTCCGGCGTCCGGGACGCCTACGAGACCGGCCGCGGCACCTTCAAGATCCGTGCCACGGTGTCGGTGGAGACGGTGACCGCCCGCCGCAAGGGCCTGGTCGTCACGGAGCTGCCCTTCGCGGTCGGCCCGGAGAAGGTGATCGCCAAGATCAAGGACCTGGTGGGCTCCAAGAAGCTCCAGGGCATCGCCGACGTCAAGGACCTCACCGACCGCGAGCACGGCCTGCGCCTGGTCATCGAGATCAAGAACGGCTTCGTGCCGGAGGCGGTCCTGGAACAGCTCTACAAGCTGACCGCCATGGAGGAGTCCTTCGGCATCAACAACGTGGCCCTGGTGGACGGCCAGCCGCTCACCCTGGGCCTCAAGGAACTGCTGGAGGTCTACCTCGACCACCGCTTCACGGTGGTGCGGCGCCGCAGCGAGTTCCGCCGCGGCAAGCGCCGCGACCGCCTGCACCTGGTCGAGGGCCTGCTCACCGCGCTCGTCGACATCGACGAGGTCATCCGCCTGATCCGTTCCAGCGAGAACTCGGCACAGGCCAAGGAGCGCCTGATCGAGCGCTTCGGACTGAGCGACGTGCAGACCCAGTACATCCTGGACACGCCGCTGCGCCGGCTGACCAAGTTCGACCGGATCGAGCTGGAGGCGGAGAAGGAGCGGCTCACCGAGGAGATCGCGGAGCTGACCCGCATCCTCGATTCCGACACGGAGCTGCGCAAGCTGGTCTCGGGCGAACTGGCCGCGGTGGCCAAGAAGTTCGGCACCGACCGGCGTACGGTCCTGCAGGAGTCCGCCGGTGTCGCGGTGACCGCCGTGCCCCTCCAGGTGGCCGACGACCCGTGCCGGGTGCTGCTCTCCTCCACCGGTCTGCTCGCCCGCACCGCCGACGCCCGCCCGGCGGCCCCGGGCTCCGGGGGCGAGCGCGTCCCGCACGACCTGATCACCTCCGCCGTGCCCGCCACCATCCGGGGCGAGATCGGCGTGGTCACCTCCGCCGGGCGGCTGCTGCGGGTCAACGTCGTGGACCTGCCGCAGCTCCCCGAGCCGATGCCCACCCCGAACCTGGCGGGCGGGGCACCGCTCGCCGAGTTCGTGTCCCTGGAGGGCGACGAGAGCGTGGTCTGCCTGACCACGCTGGACGAGTCCTCGCACGGACTCGCCCTCGGCACGGAACAGGGCGTGGTCAAGCGGGTGGTGCCCGACTACCCGTCGAACAAGGACGAGTTGGAGGTCATCACCCTCAAGGAGGGCGACCGGATCATCGGCGCGGCCGAGCTGCGCACCGGTGAGGAGGACCTCGTCTTCATCACCGACGACGCCCACCTCCTGCGCTACCAGGCGTCCCAGGTCCGTCCCCAGGGCCGGCCCGCGGGCGGCATGGCGGGCGTCAAGCTCTCCCAGGGCGCGAAGGTCATCTCCTTCACGGTGGTCGACCCGGCGGCGGACGCGGTGGTCCTCACGGTCGCGGGTTCGCGCGGCACGCTCGACGACTCCGTCCAGACCACGGCCAAGCTGACCCCGTTCGACCAGTACCCGCGCAAGGGCCGGGCCACCGGCGGGGTGCGCTGCCAGCGCTTCCTGAAGGGCGAGGACTGCCTCGCCCTGGCCTGGGCGGGCCCGTCCCCGGTCAAGGCCGCGCAGAAGAACGGCTCCCCGGCACGGCTCCCGGACCTCGACCCGCGCCGCGACGGCTCGGGCGTGTCGCTGCCGCAGACAGTGGGAGCGGTGACGGGGGCGGTGTAG
- a CDS encoding pitrilysin family protein, which translates to MPMGHTATAQAGSGGLTATEHRLANGLRVVLSEDHLTPVAAVCLWYDVGSRHEVKGRTGLAHLFEHLMFQGSGQVKGNGHFELVQGAGGSLNGTTSFERTNYFETMPAHELELALWLEADRMGSLLAALDEESMENQRDVVKNERRQRYDNVPYGTAFERLTALSYPEGHPYHHTPIGSMADLDAATLEDAREFFRTYYAPNNAVLSVVGDIDPEQTLAWVEKYFGSIPSHDGKPAPRDGALPDVIGEELREVVEEEVPARALMAAYRLPHDGTRECDAADLALTVLGGGESSRLYNRLVRRDRTAVAAGFGLLRLAGAPSLGWLDVKTSGDVEVPVIEAAVDEELARFAAEGPTAEEMERAQAQLEREWLDRLGTVAGRADELCRYAVLFGDPQLALTAVRRVLDVTAEEVREVAAARLRPDNRAVLVYEPTAADSDAAETGATDENEEAAQ; encoded by the coding sequence ATGCCCATGGGTCACACGGCCACAGCCCAGGCAGGCTCCGGGGGCCTGACAGCGACCGAGCACCGCCTGGCCAACGGCCTGCGCGTGGTGCTCTCCGAGGACCACCTGACCCCGGTCGCGGCGGTGTGCCTCTGGTACGACGTCGGTTCGCGCCACGAGGTCAAGGGGCGCACCGGTCTGGCTCACCTCTTCGAGCACCTGATGTTCCAGGGCTCGGGTCAGGTCAAGGGCAACGGGCACTTCGAACTGGTGCAGGGGGCCGGCGGCTCGCTCAACGGCACCACCAGCTTCGAGCGCACCAACTACTTCGAGACCATGCCGGCCCACGAGCTGGAGCTGGCGCTCTGGCTGGAGGCGGACCGGATGGGCTCCCTCCTCGCCGCCCTGGACGAGGAGTCGATGGAGAACCAGCGCGACGTCGTCAAGAACGAGCGCCGCCAGCGCTACGACAACGTGCCCTACGGCACCGCGTTCGAGCGGCTGACCGCCCTCTCCTACCCGGAGGGCCACCCCTACCACCACACGCCGATCGGCTCGATGGCCGACCTGGACGCGGCGACGCTGGAGGACGCGCGGGAGTTCTTCCGCACCTACTACGCGCCGAACAACGCGGTGCTCTCGGTCGTCGGCGACATCGACCCCGAGCAGACCCTCGCCTGGGTCGAGAAGTACTTCGGCTCCATCCCCTCCCACGACGGCAAGCCCGCCCCCCGGGACGGCGCGCTGCCCGACGTGATCGGCGAGGAGCTGCGCGAGGTCGTCGAGGAGGAGGTCCCGGCCCGTGCCCTGATGGCCGCCTACCGGCTGCCGCACGACGGCACGCGGGAGTGCGACGCGGCCGACCTCGCCCTCACCGTCCTGGGCGGCGGCGAGTCCTCCCGCCTCTACAACCGCCTGGTGCGCCGCGACCGCACGGCCGTCGCCGCCGGCTTCGGCCTGCTGCGGCTGGCCGGGGCGCCCTCGCTGGGCTGGCTGGACGTGAAGACGTCCGGTGACGTGGAGGTCCCGGTGATCGAGGCCGCCGTCGACGAGGAGCTGGCCCGCTTCGCCGCGGAGGGCCCCACCGCCGAGGAGATGGAGCGCGCCCAGGCCCAGTTGGAGCGCGAGTGGCTGGACCGGCTCGGCACGGTCGCCGGCCGCGCCGACGAACTGTGCCGGTACGCCGTCCTGTTCGGCGACCCGCAGCTCGCCCTCACCGCCGTCCGGCGGGTGCTCGACGTGACGGCCGAGGAGGTGCGCGAGGTCGCCGCGGCCCGGCTGCGCCCCGACAACCGCGCGGTCCTCGTCTACGAGCCCACCGCAGCCGACAGCGACGCCGCCGAGACCGGCGCCACCGACGAGAACGAGGAGGCGGCCCAGTGA
- a CDS encoding GTP-binding protein, with product MGQRPTPQQIPVVVLAGFLGSGKTTLLNHLLHRSGGSRIGAIVNDFGSIEIDAMAVAGALGDSTVSLGNGCLCCAVDASELDVYLERLARPDTGIDVIVIEASGLAEPQELVRMLLASDQPRVVYGGLVEVVDAAEFDATRARHPEIDRHLALADLVVVNKTDRAPDAERVLGLVRSLADGAAVVPATYGRIDPDFLFDCKPSEERVGQLSFDDLHEPGADDDHADHLHAAYDTLSFVSGPPLDPRRLMRFLDGRPDGLYRIKGYVDFGPHDPRNRYAVHAVGRFLRFRPEPWPPGEPRRSQLVLIGTGIDGPALAGELDACRSEAPEPDEHAMWGVLRYVPDPEDEDPAPSTAGPESDGAYGTAGTGAPYETAASYETTAPYATASYDTGPYGDAAPRGTGAPDGPARPRGTVVPSGPPGDPEVREDPEDYGF from the coding sequence GTGGGGCAGCGCCCGACTCCGCAGCAGATCCCGGTGGTCGTCCTCGCCGGATTCCTCGGCTCCGGGAAGACCACCCTGCTCAACCACCTGCTGCACCGCAGCGGGGGCAGCCGGATCGGCGCCATCGTCAACGACTTCGGCTCCATCGAGATCGACGCGATGGCCGTCGCGGGCGCGCTCGGCGACTCCACCGTCTCGCTCGGCAACGGCTGCCTGTGCTGCGCCGTCGACGCGAGCGAACTGGACGTCTACCTGGAGCGGCTGGCCCGCCCCGACACCGGCATCGACGTGATCGTCATCGAGGCGAGCGGCCTCGCCGAACCGCAGGAGCTGGTGCGCATGCTGCTCGCCAGCGACCAGCCCCGGGTGGTCTACGGCGGGCTCGTCGAGGTCGTCGACGCCGCGGAGTTCGACGCCACCCGCGCCCGGCACCCCGAGATCGACCGGCACCTGGCGCTGGCCGACCTCGTCGTGGTCAACAAGACCGACCGGGCCCCGGACGCCGAGCGCGTCCTCGGCCTGGTCCGTTCCCTCGCCGACGGCGCCGCCGTGGTGCCGGCCACCTACGGCCGGATCGACCCGGACTTCCTCTTCGACTGCAAGCCGAGCGAGGAGCGCGTCGGCCAGCTCTCCTTCGACGACCTGCACGAACCCGGCGCGGACGACGACCACGCCGACCACCTGCACGCGGCCTACGACACCCTGTCGTTCGTCTCCGGCCCGCCCCTCGATCCGCGGCGGCTGATGCGGTTCCTGGACGGCCGGCCCGACGGCCTGTACCGGATCAAGGGGTACGTCGACTTCGGCCCGCACGACCCCCGCAACCGCTACGCCGTGCACGCCGTGGGACGCTTCCTGCGCTTCCGCCCCGAGCCCTGGCCGCCCGGCGAGCCCCGCCGCAGCCAACTGGTGCTCATCGGCACCGGCATCGACGGCCCCGCCCTCGCCGGGGAACTCGACGCCTGCCGGAGCGAGGCCCCCGAGCCCGACGAGCACGCCATGTGGGGCGTCCTGCGCTACGTCCCCGACCCGGAGGACGAGGACCCGGCCCCGTCGACGGCCGGACCGGAGTCCGACGGGGCCTACGGGACCGCTGGGACCGGCGCGCCGTACGAGACCGCCGCGTCGTACGAGACCACAGCTCCGTACGCGACCGCTTCGTACGACACCGGCCCCTACGGCGACGCCGCGCCTCGCGGCACCGGGGCCCCCGACGGCCCCGCCCGGCCCCGCGGCACCGTCGTGCCCTCCGGCCCGCCCGGGGACCCCGAGGTCCGCGAGGACCCGGAGGACTACGGCTTCTAG
- a CDS encoding HPr family phosphocarrier protein, with translation MAERRVNVGWAEGLHARPASLFVRAATATGVPVTIAKADGDPVNAASMLAVLGLGAQGGEEIVLASDAEGADIALDRLAKLVAEGLEELPETV, from the coding sequence ATGGCTGAGCGCCGCGTCAACGTCGGCTGGGCCGAGGGCCTCCACGCCCGCCCCGCCTCCCTCTTCGTCCGAGCCGCCACGGCCACAGGCGTCCCGGTGACGATCGCCAAGGCCGACGGCGACCCCGTCAACGCGGCCTCCATGCTGGCCGTCCTGGGCCTGGGCGCCCAGGGGGGCGAGGAGATCGTCCTCGCCTCCGACGCCGAGGGCGCGGACATCGCCCTGGACCGGCTGGCCAAGCTGGTCGCCGAGGGTCTCGAGGAGCTTCCCGAGACCGTCTGA
- a CDS encoding M23 family metallopeptidase, whose protein sequence is MAFTRATGKHRRPGKMHRTTARAAGVAALATGGVVGNLAAPALADEPSPEQTGLTPVVTIGDSVAGEIDAQAESQKQAAQHAAAREAAQKAARERAAEAAAEAREAQERAAREAERERLNTFVAPIAGSYVSTAYGAGSALWSSGSHTGIDFHAATGTPVRSVGTGTVVEAGWGGAYGYQVVIKMHDGTYTQYGHLSSIGVFAGQAVTPGQQIGLAGATGNVTGPHLHFEVRSGADYGTDMDPAAYLRGHGVAI, encoded by the coding sequence ATGGCGTTCACGCGCGCCACCGGGAAGCATCGCCGCCCCGGCAAGATGCACCGCACCACCGCCCGCGCGGCGGGTGTCGCCGCCCTCGCCACCGGCGGAGTGGTCGGGAACCTCGCGGCCCCGGCGCTCGCCGACGAGCCGTCCCCGGAGCAGACCGGGCTCACCCCGGTCGTCACCATCGGTGACTCCGTCGCCGGGGAGATCGACGCCCAGGCCGAGTCGCAGAAGCAGGCCGCGCAGCACGCCGCCGCCCGGGAGGCCGCGCAGAAGGCCGCCCGCGAGCGGGCCGCCGAGGCCGCCGCGGAGGCCCGCGAGGCCCAGGAGCGCGCCGCCCGGGAGGCCGAGCGCGAGCGTCTGAACACCTTCGTGGCGCCGATCGCCGGCTCCTATGTCTCCACCGCCTACGGGGCCGGCAGCGCCCTGTGGTCCTCCGGCAGCCACACCGGCATCGACTTCCACGCCGCCACCGGCACCCCGGTGCGGTCGGTCGGCACCGGCACGGTCGTCGAGGCCGGCTGGGGCGGCGCGTACGGCTACCAGGTCGTGATCAAGATGCACGACGGCACGTACACCCAGTACGGGCACCTGTCGTCCATCGGCGTCTTCGCGGGCCAGGCGGTCACCCCCGGCCAGCAGATCGGCCTGGCCGGCGCCACCGGCAACGTCACCGGACCCCACCTGCACTTCGAGGTCCGTTCGGGCGCCGACTACGGCACCGACATGGACCCCGCCGCCTACCTGCGCGGCCACGGCGTCGCGATCTGA
- a CDS encoding pitrilysin family protein produces the protein MTDLATMEFHPRPQSGAARPWAFPAPERGSLGNGLTVLRCHRPGQRVVAVEVLLDAPLEAEPAGLDGVATIMARAFSEGTDKHTAEEFAAELERCGATLDAYADHPGVRLSLEVPVSRLAKALGLVADALRAPAFADGEVERLVRNRLDEIPHELANPARRAAKELSKELFPAGSRMSRPRQGTEETVAAVDSAAVRAFYERHVRPATATAVVVGDLTGIDPDALLADTLGAWTGSTTEPRPVPPVTADDTGRVVIVDRPGAVQTQLLIGRTGADRHDRVWPAQVLGTYCLGGTLTSRLDRVLREEKGYTYGVRAFGQVLRSAPDGTGASMLAISGSVDTPNTGPALSDLWTVLRTLAAEGLTDAERDVAVQNLVGVAPLKYETAAAVAGTLADQVEQHLPDDYQAALYRQLAATGTVEATAAVVNAFPVDRLVTVLVGDAAKIKAPVEALGIGEVTVVPAE, from the coding sequence GTGACCGACCTGGCCACCATGGAATTCCACCCCCGCCCGCAGTCCGGCGCCGCCCGCCCCTGGGCGTTCCCGGCCCCCGAGCGGGGCTCCCTGGGCAACGGCCTGACGGTGCTGCGCTGCCACCGCCCCGGCCAGCGGGTCGTCGCCGTGGAGGTGCTGCTCGACGCGCCGCTGGAGGCCGAGCCGGCCGGACTCGACGGCGTCGCCACCATCATGGCGCGGGCCTTCTCCGAGGGCACCGACAAGCACACCGCCGAGGAGTTCGCGGCCGAGCTGGAGCGCTGCGGCGCCACCCTCGACGCCTACGCCGACCACCCCGGCGTCCGGCTGAGCCTGGAGGTGCCGGTCTCCCGGCTCGCCAAGGCGCTCGGCCTGGTCGCCGACGCCCTGCGGGCGCCCGCCTTCGCCGACGGCGAGGTCGAGCGGCTGGTGCGCAACCGGCTCGACGAGATCCCGCACGAACTGGCCAACCCCGCGCGCCGCGCCGCCAAGGAGCTGTCCAAGGAGCTGTTCCCGGCCGGCTCGCGCATGTCCCGGCCGCGCCAGGGCACCGAGGAGACGGTCGCCGCCGTCGACTCGGCCGCCGTCCGCGCCTTCTACGAGCGCCACGTCCGCCCCGCCACCGCCACGGCCGTGGTCGTCGGCGACCTCACCGGCATCGACCCGGACGCGCTGCTCGCCGACACCCTGGGCGCCTGGACCGGCTCCACGACCGAGCCGCGTCCGGTGCCGCCGGTGACCGCCGACGACACCGGCCGGGTCGTCATCGTGGACCGTCCCGGCGCCGTCCAGACCCAGCTCCTCATCGGCCGCACCGGCGCCGACCGGCACGACCGCGTCTGGCCGGCGCAGGTGCTCGGCACGTACTGCCTCGGCGGCACCCTCACCTCCCGCTTGGACCGCGTCCTGCGCGAGGAGAAGGGCTACACCTACGGCGTCCGTGCCTTCGGCCAGGTGCTGCGCTCCGCGCCCGACGGCACCGGCGCCTCGATGCTCGCCATCAGCGGCTCCGTCGACACGCCCAACACCGGCCCCGCCCTGTCGGACCTGTGGACGGTGCTGCGCACGCTCGCCGCGGAGGGGCTGACCGACGCCGAGCGGGACGTGGCCGTGCAGAACCTGGTGGGGGTGGCGCCGCTCAAGTACGAGACGGCGGCGGCCGTCGCCGGCACCCTCGCCGACCAGGTCGAGCAGCACCTGCCCGACGACTACCAGGCCGCCCTGTACCGGCAGCTCGCCGCGACGGGCACCGTGGAGGCCACGGCGGCGGTCGTCAACGCCTTCCCGGTGGACCGCCTGGTGACCGTCCTGGTCGGCGACGCCGCCAAGATCAAGGCCCCCGTGGAGGCCCTCGGCATCGGCGAGGTGACGGTCGTCCCGGCCGAGTGA
- a CDS encoding sucrase ferredoxin, whose product MSTCSTVSQDLDEPLSGTAPSARTWLLVEQPGPWGAKALTSSHLDPVVGRALENAAKGTGVRVALIRRPGRPADRGTGAERRVYAAHTTPGGVWVRSATITDPRLLLGLDFAALGRGDRRTFDTALGGGPHTGDPLALVCTNGKRDRCCALLGRPLAAELAASGVEGVWEVTHLGGHRFSPTMLVLPYGYVYGRITAADVREILRGAREARIVADGCRGNSAWERPGQAAELAVRSAAGVDAAEALAVVRTEVVRDGAHGGGDAPGWKVTVAHVDGRHWRVRVAQGTARPPRPESCGASVLGTPARMEVTAVRELTVTAALAG is encoded by the coding sequence GTGAGTACGTGCTCAACCGTCTCCCAGGACCTCGACGAGCCACTTTCGGGCACCGCGCCCAGCGCGCGGACGTGGCTCCTGGTCGAACAGCCCGGCCCGTGGGGCGCCAAGGCGCTCACTTCCAGCCACCTGGACCCGGTGGTGGGCCGCGCGCTGGAGAACGCCGCGAAGGGGACGGGCGTGCGCGTCGCGCTCATCCGGCGTCCCGGCCGTCCCGCCGACCGCGGCACCGGCGCCGAGCGCCGCGTGTACGCGGCGCACACCACGCCCGGCGGCGTCTGGGTGCGCAGCGCCACGATCACCGACCCGCGCCTGCTGCTCGGGCTGGACTTCGCCGCCCTCGGCCGCGGCGACCGCCGTACCTTCGACACCGCGCTGGGCGGCGGCCCCCACACCGGTGATCCGCTGGCCCTGGTCTGCACCAACGGCAAGCGCGACCGGTGCTGCGCGCTGCTCGGCCGTCCGCTGGCGGCGGAACTGGCGGCCTCCGGCGTCGAGGGCGTCTGGGAGGTGACCCACCTGGGCGGCCACCGCTTCTCGCCCACGATGCTCGTGCTCCCGTACGGCTACGTCTACGGCCGGATCACGGCCGCCGACGTGCGGGAGATCCTGCGCGGGGCGCGGGAGGCGCGGATCGTGGCCGACGGCTGCCGGGGGAACTCCGCGTGGGAGCGCCCCGGCCAGGCCGCCGAACTGGCCGTGCGCTCCGCGGCGGGGGTGGACGCCGCCGAGGCACTGGCCGTCGTCCGCACCGAGGTGGTCCGGGACGGGGCCCACGGCGGCGGGGACGCGCCGGGCTGGAAGGTCACCGTGGCCCACGTGGACGGCCGGCACTGGCGGGTCCGCGTCGCCCAGGGCACCGCACGGCCGCCACGCCCGGAGAGCTGCGGGGCGTCGGTCCTCGGCACCCCCGCCCGCATGGAGGTCACCGCGGTACGCGAACT